The DNA region GCATCAATCCCAGCCCCTGGAATGCACCTGGAGTGGGGGATAAGCTGGAAGGAGCTGTATTCCATCAATTAGAGAGGTGCAATTGGCTCTCAGCAGTGGATAAATCTGCTGGTTGCCTGGATACCTCCTGGCCCCTCCGACAGGGAACGAACACGGAGCCCACGCTCGTGCGGCTCAGCAAAACCCAGCCAAGgcttttcccactgctgctgccttccctgagATGCTGCTGCACCCTGGGGGCTGGGACAGTGCTCCCTCACTGAGCATCTCCCTCCTGCAAGGCTGGATTTGGCAGGAATTGGGAGGGATTGtcaggaaaatggggatttagggAATAGCCTGGGTACAGATCCCGCCAACATGGCACAGACACAGATCCCAACTCCACCACAgctgaggaggaagggagaattTCCTCTCAAAGCCACAAAAAGTGAAGGAATACCTGGAGAAACCTTCAAGGTCTCCAGATAAAGCTGTTGTGAGTGATTCTAAAttgagggagctgggcatggGGTGGGTTATTAGAACCAGAAACCcaaaatgctttgggttggaggggatcTCACAGCTCATCTCATCCCAACCTCCTTGGaaagggacaccttccactaccccagcttgctccaagccctgtccagcctggccttggacactcccaggcgtggagcagctgcagcctctctgggctggtccctgccaggacctccccaccctcccagggaggaattccctcaccatggagcagcagcgctcacacccagccctgctccgcccttcctgcagcccctgggatgtcaccagcgctgtccccagctggggtGGCACCCCAGGAGTGCCCTCCCCTCACCTTTGTTGTACAGGGAGCCATCAAAGTAGTAGCTGCCGGTGTAGAAGCCGGTGGCCAGCTCGATCAGGTGCCGGGCCCAGgtgttcccagctccaggaaaacTGGCCAGGGCCACCAACTGCTTGGCACGGCTGGGCAGGAACCTCCTGTCCATGCAGCGGTTGTCTGCAGGGAGACACGTCAGGAATGTGTCATGGAAAGCTGCTGGTCCCACTGGGATGTCTGAGGAAATGCTGCCTCTCCCGGGAAaatgctggggaaggggctgggcagggaaacGGGCCCTGCCTAAGGCTTAGAGGGACATCCCAAAGAGTTCTAAACACCCAAAAAGTCCTAAGAGGATTTTTCCCAAGAGTTCTCTGTcgttcccagctctgtgtgcttaGGGAAGGGTGACTAACAGGGATTCCTGTGCCAAGAAACGCTCCTGCTTTTTTGATGAATCAATgaacagcatttccagcacGGACACAAACACCAAAGGATCGTGACAAGACTGACTCAAAACCACCCAAATTTGGGTCCTCACTTGCTCCCTTCAgccctttcctctcccaggaacagttttcctttctcccagtgcttccctggctccctgctctcTCAGGAATGCTCTGCCTTTTTCCACCCCACATTTTTCCCTGGAGCTTGTCTGGATAGCACACTCCCATGGGATCACAGAGAGGTGGGAAAACCCTGGGAAGGAGGAATCCTGCCAGAGGCAGAatctgctgtgccctgcagctgagccaggcaCCAACCACAGCTCACCAGGGGAGCGCTGATTTCCCAGGGGAATTAAAATCCGCTCATTTTTAGCGGGATCCTCACACTTAGGTTGTTGGCAATGATTAGGATGAGTATTGCCGTTAGGAAAAATAGTAGGTAAGTGAAGAATTTTGTGATGTAAGGGTCTGAGGCAAATCATGTTGCATCAAATTGTAGGATAGATCACGATACAAACAGTGCCGTAGGGAAGAAGGTGAGTGAGTAGAAGTCTCacttctgtcacagacatcttttatgaaaaatcctttccttaggattttccctcctgagaagctgagaggcctcaggaacaaaatgtaaacaatggttatgtgctgctgtggaatgcaacaggtgcatctgtgattggtctcatgcagttgtttctaattaatggccaatcacagtccagctggcttaGACTCTCTGTCAcaaagcctttgttatcattccttttttttctattcttagacagccttctgatgaaatcctttcttctattcttttagtatcgttttaatataatatatatcacaaaataataaatcaagccttctgaaacatggagtcagatcctcgtctcttccctcatcctcagacccctgcaaacactgTCACACCCTTCTACTCACTCAAAATTCCCATCGTTTTTAACCTGATAGGAATTTTGAAGTTTATAACAAATTTTCATCCTCAGAAGgagaataaaaattcattttttgaGGGGGAAAGGTCCGGGGCAGAAGCTCACCCTGCACTTGTGTCTGGTAGACCAGCAGGAAGTCGGCGGAGCCGCAGCTCTCGAACTCCTCGGCGGCGCATTTGTGGGCGCAGAGCTGCTCGTCCTCGCGCTCGTGCAGCGGGAACAGCGTGCTGGGGAAGCCGCAGTGGCACGTGGTGCCCGCCAGCGCTGCCAGCGGGAATTCCTGCCGGGATGGGCAGGGGGAATGGCCCTGGCACCGCCCCCAGCCGCGGCGGAGCCTTCGTGCCCCGCACCCGTCATTGCTGGGCAGCGCGGGGCGGTTTGTAACATCATTCCAGAACATTCCAGCATCATTCCAGGCCATTCCAGCATCATTCCAGACCACTGCAGCATCATTCGAATCCCAGCATCATTCCAATTTCAGCATCATTCCAGACCATTTCCAGCATCATTCCAATCCCAGCATCATTCCAGACCGTTCCAGCATCATCCCAGAACATTTCCAACATCACCCCAGAACATTTCCAACATCATCCCAGAACATTTCCAGCATCCTTCCAATTCCAGCACTATTTGAGACCATTTCCAACATCCTTCCAATCCCAGCATCATTCCAGAACATTTCCAACATCACCCCAGAACATTTCCAACATCATCCCAGAACATTTCCAGCATCCTTCCAATTCCAGCACCATTCGAGACCATTTCCAGCATCCTTCCAATCCCAGCACCATTCGAGACCATTTCCAGCATCCTTCCAATTCCAGCGCCATTCCAGACCATTCCAGCATCATTCCACTCCATTTCCAGCATCCTTCCAATCCCAACATCATTCCAGAACATTCCAGCATCATTCCAATACTAGCATCATTCCAGACCATTTCCAGCATCCTTACAGCCTGCTCCATCATCCACCCTCGGTCAGTTCCCACTGCCAACCTTTCCCCTCCCTGTTTGGAGGCACCGTGCCCCAGGATGGACCAGAGCAGGACCCCGTGGGGCTCctttaaatgtcccttccaacctaaactctaattctgggattctcctTCCCAAactttcccagggctgctgttgGCTCCACTCCCTCCCGTGGCAGGGACACAAATCCGTTTATCCCATTTTGGACACACAAAAGTCATGTCCCTAAACTGGGTTCAGATATCCCGGTGTGActctgatgatgatgatggaaacgaagatgaagaagaggagTTTATCCCAGTACCTTCTCTGTGCAGAAATCCACACATTTATCCACGGACATGTTGAGCATGAGCTGGCTGGCGGGCAGGGCGATGGAGACGTTTTCCGGCCGGCGGAAGCACCCCCGGAATATCGCGCTTCCATCTGGGatagagagacagagagagaggccCCAGTGGCACGCCAAAAATGACACTGCTGCCACTCTGTGTGTCACGGCATTCCTAACTGCTCCAGTGGCTGCTGGCGCCTCCAGCAGTGCAGCCACAATCAGAGCAAAACCCCGGCAGCAAAGtttgggataattttttttttcctggatgttTCTATCAGCTCCGtgatcccagggatggagcagggacaggttTGGTCAGGCCTGGAATCCCATCCTTGGTACCCTCAGCCCCTTGTGCATTCCTGGTTGTTGCCAtcccctttcccattccttGGATATGAGGAAAGGTGAGCAGGGAATGTGGGTAATTATAGAGCTGCCTAATTGGGAGCCAAACGAAGGAGCACCCTCAGCTCTGTCTGGAATTCCCACACATCCTTcatcctgcagcacacacagaaacactgtTGGTCCTGTTTGTCCATGGGGAAAGAAATCACTCAAAGTCACCCAAATTTCCCTGAATCCCAGCAGGAATCCTTAGGGCTCCTCATTCCACccaaccccagccagcagcatccccacaaGGAGATTCCTGATGTTTGCAGGAGCAAAACTACCCCTGCTCTCCAAGAACCTCCATGAAGCCACGACCCGGCTCGGGAATGCTGGGATCACCCCTCCAGCACCAAGAGAAGCCccccccatcccagggctgagctgggcctCCAACTTACACCTGCGGGCGGATTCCTGGGCCAGCTCCAGGCGGTAGATGGAGAGCCGGTTGATCCCACCACAGGTGTTGCTCCGCTCTCCCTTGCACTCCATGTTGCACTCGGACTCGCTGGCATTGGACGCCTGGATCTTGTGCCCGCAGTAGCACTCGGCCCCGAATTCCAGCCCCGCGTACAGGtaccccctgcccaggggaaaCGGGATCTCAGCACATCCCCCTCGGCTCCAGGGGGGTTGGAAGGAGCATTCCTGCTTATCTGGGATCAGCCGTGCATCCCCGGGATTTGTTTTTGGGTTAGTGATCCTTTTAGGGCACTTCCAGCTGGAAAGATCCAGCCCTGTCCtatccattccattccattccattccattccattccattccattccattccattccattccattccattccattccattccattccatggAGAATTCCTGCTTATGGCCAGTGCTGAGATCAGCAGTGCATCCCAGGGATTCGTTTTTGGATTAATGATCCTTTTAGGGCAATTCTTTCCCATCCTATCCTTATTCTTTTCTAGTCCGTTCTATCCTATTAGTCTACTCCATTCCATTCCATCTCCTATCCTACCCTATTTTCCTGTCATATCCTAATCCatcatataatatcatataatttaattctatcctatcctatcctatcctatcctatcctatcctatcctatcctatcctatcctatcctatccaTTATTCCATCCCATTCTGCAATTTTTCCTATCCTATCCTTATTTTTTCTAGTCTATTCTATCCTATTACTCCACTCCATTCCATCCTATCCCACCCTACCCTATTTTCCTATCGTATCCTAATCCAGCATATCATATATAATAATATCATATAAAATTTAATTCCATCCTATCCTCTCCTTATCCtcttccatcccatcccatcccatcccatcccaaaaggATTGATGGAGCCGGTGTATAGGGATTGATGGAGATGGTGGGAAAGGGTTGCTGGAGCTGGTGTGCAGGGATTCATGGAGAGGATTGATGGAGCTGGTGTGCAGGGATTGATGGAGATGGTGGGAAAGGGTTGCTGGAGCTGGTGTGCAGGGATTGAGAGGGACAGTGTGCAGGGATTCATGGAGAGGATTGATGGAGCTAGTGTGCGGGGATTCATGGAGTGTGCAGGGATTCATGGAGGCCCTGTTCCCGTCCCCACCTCTCGGCACAGTTGTCCTGGCAGCGGAACACCGTCATCTTCTTGTAGTCGAAGAAGGACATCCCGCGCAGGGTCCTCTGCCGGGTGTTGTCCTCGTAGCAGCCGATGTaccgggctggggacacagaggggacagggtcACAACCCTCTGAGCCCACCCCTCTCGGTTTTTCCTTAAATAGGGATgtgcagcagcattccctgttTGTTTGCGTTGGAAACTCCAGAATTCTGGGTCCAAAACAGGCAGGGACAACTTCTgctatcccagggtgctccaagccctgtccagcctggccttggatgctTCCAACCCCAGCTTCCCTGTGCCAGAGTCTGCCCATCCTCACAGGAAGGAATTTGTTTCACTGTGCCACTCCAATTCCAAGCCTCACTCTGGGATAACACttctcacctcctccctgcTTTCCACACCTCCGTGGGGTCCCTGAGCCAGCTCACCCCATCCATGGTGCACCCCACGCACAGACCCCCCCATTCCCAAgtatcccagcacagcacagacccCACCAGTGCTGGAGCCTCCTTCCCAAGCCAGCCTGGAGGccaaagaggaggaagatggaGAGAAATGTGCCAGATAACTCCAACCAGCAGAGCCATCACTCCCAGTTACTCCACACGACATTCCCACAGGGAtgagcaggtcctggcaggtcaGAGGATTCCAGTAGGTGTGGGATGGCTCCAGACACTTGCACAGAGCCTGTGACTGATGTGCATTACCTTCAACCCAGTGCTCCTGACATATGCGTGCTGCCACTTATTGGGAAGCCAGCTGGAATAATTAGGGACAGACAAGGACGCAAGAGAAGGGGGAGGGTGGGACTGGCAGTGTGTGGGGAGAGGTGGATGTCTCCAGGAGGAATTTTGGAGCCTGTTGGGaacacagctgtgagcagacaCACACATCCACCCAGTGATTGTCATCAAATTCCCCAAGCACCACATTTTTCCCAAGCTGGGAATACAGGGatggctccagctccctgcctggggtggctgctccctgcatccTCATGGAATTGCTTGGTTGTGTTATCACAGGTGGGAATAGCTGGGCTTGTCCAGGAAGGCACCAGAGATGGATGTGGCTGAGGCTTGGGGTCTGTTCCTGCTTCCCTTGGCTTCACTGCCTACAAATCCTCcctggctggaggcaggagaTGCCCCTTCCCACTGGGATTTGCATTCCCATGGGGATGAGGCTGTTCCCCAGCAGACAGGGCTGTTCTCCACCCACACCTTCACCTTCACACTGccgggagagggaggaggaggaagaggaggaagagggagctgCACTTCACTCCCTAAACCTGATTTTTGGAGCAGTATTCCCTCTGGAATGATTTCACGTGGCAGAGCCTCCGCAGCCACCTCGTTAAGCTGTCCCCACTTAATTACCAACACCATTAAATCCACCTGTTCCTGCCAGATATCCCAGTgctccagaggagcagggaagcgtggggagctctgccagccacaCCAGGAACACCAGGCACGGGGGATTTCTCAAGCTGCTGAATTTCTCTCCACACCATCCCACTCAGGAGCTGCCAAGATGCTCCAAGGGGAAAATTatattcccagagcagctgggagcagataAACCCAAGAATCCCAAGCCcagcatcccatccctgctggcagtgctggatgaGGTTAATCTTGGAGCACTTGGACATATGTCCTGGGACATGGGCACTGCTTGGGGTCTTTATAGGGACAGACAGCCTGGGCTCAGGGACCatctgctgaggctgcactgAAGCCAGATTGCATTAAGAGAGACACCAAAACACCCCAGAGACCCCTCAGAGCAGGGTCATAACGGGGGAACCCCTTCAGCTCCTTTTAGCAGGACAAAATCCCAGGAGAACCACTTTTCCTTTGGCTTCCATGCCTGGACCGTGccacccaaatcccacagaatgcacagctctggctgccttCAGGATAaataaatgccattttaaaaatcaatggGAATTATTCCATTTTCTTATCCTTGATCATTAATAATGGACCCACTTGACAAgaccccagccaggcagggatctcctggctccagaggccacagcccagccctgtgtgctcttCCATGGGCATcacagccagcccctgcctcGACACAACACCCACGCAAACCTGGATTTTGGGTTGATTCAGGCCAAcagaatgaaaactgaatttggCCCCTGGCAGAGCCAAAGGGTTGGAGGAAGATGGGGCACAGCTTCCCCCCAGAATTGCCTGTAACAGCAAGGGGGGGATTCAGAGCTCGGTGATGCACCAAGGGGAAAGAgtgaagatggaaaaataaaagcacattatTGGCActtggggaaggaggagaggaaagagggaagaaggagggagaggatcCTTCTGGAAATATTCTCTGGACTGATGTTCTTCAGAGCggggtgctgctccccagagcatccccatgGGATGTGGGGAGAAAACCTCGGTGCTCCAGCAGCGCGTGCACGTGGTTtatgaattaataaataaacaaatgcaCATTTCCTGGGAGGGATTGTGGTCCTGTCTAGTTCAGACACCACTTCCCCAACTCATGATGCCCCTCTGGAGAGGCAAAAAGCAGGGACACCCCCCCTGCCCTCACCTCtgtcctcctccttctctcGGCCGCTCCTGCCCCGGAGCGCCCGGCTCCGGGGGCCGCCGTTATCCCGGGATTTTCCCCTGTCCGACGGCTCCTTGGAGGTGCTTTTGAACCAGGGCCCGTGTCGTCGGGCCCCCGCCGGCATGGTGGCCGCCGCCTTGAAGCCGCGGCTGAGCTGCATCACGCCCAGGtagggcagccccggcccctcggcggccgcggggctccGCGGGCTCCCCGGCACCGTGGGCTCCCCGGAGAAACCGGAGTGCAGGAAAACCAAGCTGCCCGCCGCCAGGTACAGAGCCAGCAGAGTGAAGAAACGCACGGGTCTGCGCCGAAAATACCGCTGGAGTTTCAGCAAAAGCTTGGCCATAGCGTCTTCATCCCTTCCCCGGCAGCCGGCGCCGCGGGGATGCTGCTCTGCCGCTCCAGGGATGCTCCGAGGAGGGGATTATCCCGCCTGGTTTGGAGGGGAATCCCGGCGAGCAAATGGGGTGAAAGCTGCAGGGCGAGGTCGTGCAAAGCTGTTGCCCGAGCCTAAAAAAAGTCTTGGAGTGCTGGGGAGGGTCGATTTTGAGTCCCCGCGTGGAGGCCGGGGTGTTCCAGCGCTGGCTGTCACCTCCAGCCCCGGGTTATTCTCCTGCCCGGCTGTGCCCCGGGGACTGCGCTGATGGAGGGATCATGTTAAGGAAATCGAGGTTTGAAGGTGATTTGAAAGCCGATCAGCTGCCGCAGCTCCTCGCTCCCGGCGGCACCGGCTCCGTCAGGCATCGCCGGAATGGGAACGGCCCCGCTGCCCTTTCAGACAAAGAATGGAAGGTGCCTGGACGCGCCTGGAGCCTGGAATGCTGCCTGGGACCCTTTGTGTAAGGAAACCTCTCTCAGCTCACTCCCAGGGCAAGAAATCTCCACCTGCAAGTCAAAGAGAGAGGCAAACTCAGGAAAGCGCCCCGGGACACGGGAGGATGGTGGCCCTGTCCCTTCAGGGGGTGAGGAAGG from Camarhynchus parvulus chromosome 15, STF_HiC, whole genome shotgun sequence includes:
- the WSCD2 gene encoding WSC domain-containing protein 2 — its product is MAKLLLKLQRYFRRRPVRFFTLLALYLAAGSLVFLHSGFSGEPTVPGSPRSPAAAEGPGLPYLGVMQLSRGFKAAATMPAGARRHGPWFKSTSKEPSDRGKSRDNGGPRSRALRGRSGREKEEDRARYIGCYEDNTRQRTLRGMSFFDYKKMTVFRCQDNCAERGYLYAGLEFGAECYCGHKIQASNASESECNMECKGERSNTCGGINRLSIYRLELAQESARRYGSAIFRGCFRRPENVSIALPASQLMLNMSVDKCVDFCTEKEFPLAALAGTTCHCGFPSTLFPLHEREDEQLCAHKCAAEEFESCGSADFLLVYQTQVQDNRCMDRRFLPSRAKQLVALASFPGAGNTWARHLIELATGFYTGSYYFDGSLYNKGFKGERDHWRSGRTICIKTHESGQKEIESFDSAILLIRNPYKALMAEFNRKYGGHIAFAAHAHWKGKEWPEFVANYAPWWATHTLDWLRYGKKVLVVHFEDLKRDLFVQLQRMVALLGVTACEDRLLCVEGQKDGNFKRSGLRKLEYDPYTAEMRKAISGYIRTVDAALKLRNLSGVPEDYYPR